A genomic window from Cloacibacillus evryensis DSM 19522 includes:
- a CDS encoding Txe/YoeB family addiction module toxin, with product MEDIDRNGNEGLGKPEPLKHDLSGYWSRRINEEHRLVYRLTDTEIIIVQCRSHYE from the coding sequence GTGGAAGATATTGACCGTAACGGCAATGAGGGCCTCGGCAAACCTGAGCCGCTGAAGCACGATTTATCAGGTTACTGGAGCCGCCGCATCAACGAAGAGCACCGGCTCGTCTACAGACTGACGGATACGGAGATTATCATCGTCCAGTGCCGCAGCCATTATGAATAG
- a CDS encoding type II toxin-antitoxin system RelB/DinJ family antitoxin, giving the protein MPLATMSIRVEEETKREIEAFCADVGMNPSTAVNLFFRAVLRENRLPFEISRDPFYSASNMKNLRENIAQAEDGRRTRHELIASND; this is encoded by the coding sequence ATGCCCCTTGCAACGATGTCGATAAGGGTGGAAGAGGAGACAAAACGCGAGATAGAAGCTTTCTGCGCCGATGTGGGGATGAACCCTTCGACGGCGGTGAACCTTTTCTTCAGGGCGGTGCTGAGAGAAAACAGGCTGCCATTTGAGATATCGCGCGACCCCTTCTATTCGGCGTCCAACATGAAAAACCTGAGAGAAAATATCGCCCAGGCAGAGGATGGGCGCCGCACGCGCCACGAATTGATCGCCTCTAATGATTAA
- the iorA gene encoding indolepyruvate ferredoxin oxidoreductase subunit alpha translates to MAVKVCMGNEAIALGALAAGIKVAAGYPGTPSTEIIETLVAVRHPGVKVQWSTNEKVALEVAAGAAYSGARTLCTMKQVGLNVASDPLMSLAYIGIRGGMVIAVADDPGPWSSQTEQDTRSFAKHANLPVFDPSSPEEAYEMVQAAYELSETYALPVFLRPTTRVCHASADVELRDPAPAREAPGFEKRPEWCIFPALSYRRHGELEVKQNELARTFDELPFNRIEGGKAGAAVAVSGVSYLYAKEVIRELGLDVKLYKIGTPYPLPEKLTREFLDSVDSVLVIEELDPVVEEQLLIAAAGKTPILGKRSGDMPWNGEYSYELIKKALLKYLGMAAEKADAAELPPLPVRPPVLCAGCPHRASFYEAKVATKDCEKAVYCGDIGCYTLGNAAPLNMVDTCLCMGAGITIAQGLALAEPGTKCLAFIGDSTFFHTGIPGVINAVYQGTDITMIILDNRTTAMTGHQPHPGTGKRALGDDAPALDIETILRGCGVRHISKVDPFDYENAVAAMREAVSFPGPSAVIAEAPCIAHIKKPATVHFVDDKCIKCGRCIREIGCPAITPDEAGRAVINGSLCTDCALCANLCPVRAIKRGEIDG, encoded by the coding sequence ATGGCTGTAAAGGTCTGCATGGGAAACGAAGCTATCGCGCTCGGAGCGCTGGCCGCCGGGATAAAGGTGGCAGCCGGATATCCGGGGACGCCGTCGACGGAGATAATCGAGACTCTCGTCGCCGTCCGTCATCCCGGCGTGAAGGTGCAGTGGTCGACTAATGAGAAGGTGGCCCTCGAGGTCGCGGCGGGCGCGGCCTACTCCGGCGCGCGCACCCTCTGCACGATGAAGCAGGTGGGGCTCAACGTCGCCTCCGACCCGCTGATGAGCCTCGCCTATATCGGGATCAGGGGCGGCATGGTGATCGCCGTCGCCGACGACCCCGGCCCCTGGTCCTCGCAGACGGAGCAGGACACCCGCAGCTTCGCGAAGCACGCCAACCTTCCCGTATTCGATCCGTCGTCGCCCGAAGAGGCCTACGAGATGGTGCAGGCGGCCTATGAGCTCTCCGAAACCTACGCGCTGCCCGTATTCCTGCGCCCGACGACACGCGTCTGCCATGCGAGCGCCGACGTCGAGCTTCGCGATCCCGCGCCGGCGCGCGAAGCGCCTGGCTTTGAGAAGCGTCCCGAGTGGTGCATCTTCCCCGCGCTCTCCTACCGGCGTCACGGCGAGCTCGAGGTGAAACAGAACGAACTCGCGCGCACCTTCGACGAACTTCCCTTCAACCGCATCGAAGGCGGCAAGGCGGGAGCTGCGGTCGCCGTCTCCGGGGTCTCCTATCTCTACGCGAAAGAGGTCATCAGGGAGCTCGGCCTTGACGTTAAGTTATATAAAATAGGCACCCCCTATCCCTTGCCCGAAAAACTGACCCGCGAGTTCCTCGACTCTGTCGATTCCGTTCTCGTGATCGAAGAGCTGGACCCCGTCGTCGAGGAGCAGCTTCTCATCGCGGCGGCGGGAAAAACGCCCATCCTCGGCAAACGCAGCGGGGATATGCCGTGGAACGGCGAATATTCCTACGAACTTATAAAGAAGGCGCTGCTGAAGTATCTCGGCATGGCGGCGGAGAAAGCGGATGCCGCAGAGCTGCCGCCGCTACCAGTCCGCCCGCCGGTACTCTGCGCCGGATGCCCTCACCGCGCCTCGTTCTATGAGGCGAAGGTGGCGACGAAGGACTGCGAAAAAGCCGTCTACTGCGGCGATATAGGCTGTTACACCCTTGGCAACGCCGCCCCGCTCAATATGGTAGACACCTGCCTCTGCATGGGGGCCGGCATCACCATCGCGCAGGGGCTCGCGCTCGCTGAGCCCGGCACGAAATGCCTCGCCTTCATCGGCGACTCGACATTTTTCCACACCGGTATCCCGGGGGTGATCAACGCCGTCTATCAGGGAACGGATATCACGATGATCATCCTCGACAACCGCACCACGGCGATGACGGGACACCAGCCGCACCCCGGCACCGGCAAGCGCGCGCTCGGCGACGACGCGCCGGCCCTCGATATCGAGACGATCCTGCGCGGCTGCGGCGTCCGGCATATATCGAAGGTCGATCCCTTCGACTACGAGAACGCCGTCGCGGCGATGCGCGAGGCCGTAAGCTTTCCGGGCCCCTCGGCGGTGATCGCCGAAGCTCCCTGCATTGCGCATATAAAAAAGCCGGCGACTGTGCATTTTGTAGATGACAAGTGCATCAAATGCGGCAGATGCATCCGTGAGATCGGATGCCCCGCGATCACCCCGGACGAGGCCGGACGCGCCGTCATCAACGGTTCGCTCTGTACGGACTGCGCCCTCTGCGCCAATCTCTGCCCCGTCCGCGCGATAAAAAGAGGTGAGATAGATGGTTAA
- a CDS encoding indolepyruvate oxidoreductase subunit beta, producing MVKSIVIAGVGGQGTLLTSKILATAAGARGLFVRTSETIGMAQRGGSVSSHLRIDAREVSPIIPCAHGDILLGFELAEAVRMIPKLKAEAKCVVNTDRIIPTNVALGRGLYLGDEYLALLKKKFPEAVFIEGAPLALAAGDIRTLNIVILGAAVGASMLPFPEDEIRAAIKACVKPKLLAMNEKAFALGFEAAGVRW from the coding sequence ATGGTTAAGAGCATCGTAATCGCCGGCGTCGGCGGACAGGGAACGCTGCTGACTTCAAAGATACTCGCCACAGCCGCGGGAGCCAGAGGGCTCTTCGTCCGCACCTCCGAGACGATCGGCATGGCGCAGCGCGGAGGCTCGGTCTCCAGCCACCTTCGCATAGACGCGCGGGAAGTTTCGCCGATCATTCCCTGCGCTCACGGAGACATCCTGCTCGGCTTCGAGCTCGCCGAGGCGGTCCGCATGATCCCGAAGCTGAAGGCGGAAGCCAAGTGCGTCGTCAACACTGACCGCATCATCCCGACGAACGTCGCGCTGGGCAGGGGCCTTTACCTCGGAGACGAATACCTCGCCCTGCTCAAGAAAAAGTTTCCCGAAGCTGTTTTTATTGAAGGCGCGCCGCTAGCTCTCGCGGCGGGAGACATCCGCACGCTGAATATCGTGATCCTCGGCGCCGCGGTGGGAGCCTCGATGCTGCCCTTCCCGGAAGATGAGATACGCGCGGCGATAAAAGCCTGCGTCAAGCCGAAGCTGCTCGCGATGAACGAGAAGGCCTTCGCCCTAGGGTTTGAGGCCGCCGGGGTTCGATGGTGA
- a CDS encoding phenylacetate--CoA ligase family protein — MNELTIMSQCFAQVRRAAKASPMYREKFAGLPVDTMMTREQFETLPFTTKQDLRDAYPMGMQCVPNEEIVRVHSSSGTTGTPVIMPYSAQDLEDWAVMMERCYQFAGVTTADRIQITPGFGLWTAGLGFQAGAERLGAMVIPTGAGNTDRQLQLMRDLEASVLIGTSSYGLVIAEEVDKRGMRDDIHLKRGIFGSERWGDKIRERIYETLGIEFFDIYGLTEIYGPGIAIDCCEHTGMHYFNDYIYCEIIDPATGKVLPDGEQGEIVITTFRKEAAPLIRYRTRDISRIIPGECPCGSPFPRLDRIVGRSDDMIKVKGTNIYPAQVEEILKRIDGFSSEYRIVLENEDLRDRMIVQAEMKDGCNPEALAESLVRECKSGIGIRIVPQVMKLGELPRSEKKTQRVIDNRY, encoded by the coding sequence ATGAACGAACTTACGATAATGAGCCAGTGTTTCGCCCAGGTACGCCGCGCCGCTAAGGCCAGCCCGATGTACAGAGAAAAGTTCGCGGGGCTGCCCGTGGATACGATGATGACCCGCGAGCAGTTCGAAACGCTGCCCTTCACGACGAAACAGGACCTCCGCGACGCCTACCCGATGGGCATGCAGTGCGTGCCGAACGAAGAGATCGTCCGCGTACATTCCTCGTCGGGGACGACCGGCACACCGGTCATCATGCCATACAGCGCGCAGGACCTCGAAGACTGGGCGGTGATGATGGAACGCTGCTATCAGTTCGCGGGAGTGACGACCGCCGACCGCATCCAGATAACCCCCGGCTTCGGCCTCTGGACGGCGGGGCTCGGTTTTCAGGCCGGCGCCGAGCGCCTCGGCGCGATGGTCATCCCGACCGGCGCGGGCAACACCGACCGCCAGCTCCAGCTGATGCGCGACCTTGAGGCGAGCGTCCTCATCGGCACCTCGTCCTACGGCCTCGTCATCGCCGAGGAGGTCGACAAGCGCGGCATGCGCGACGACATCCACCTCAAGCGCGGCATCTTCGGCTCCGAACGCTGGGGCGACAAGATCCGCGAGAGGATCTACGAGACGCTCGGCATCGAGTTTTTCGACATCTACGGACTGACGGAAATATACGGCCCCGGCATCGCGATCGACTGCTGCGAACACACGGGCATGCACTACTTCAACGATTATATCTACTGCGAGATCATCGACCCGGCGACCGGCAAAGTGCTGCCAGACGGCGAGCAGGGCGAGATCGTGATCACCACCTTCCGCAAGGAGGCGGCGCCGCTGATCCGCTACCGCACGCGCGACATCTCGCGCATCATCCCCGGCGAATGCCCATGCGGCTCGCCCTTCCCGCGCCTCGACCGCATCGTCGGCCGCAGCGACGACATGATCAAGGTCAAAGGGACGAACATCTATCCGGCGCAGGTGGAGGAGATACTGAAGCGGATCGACGGCTTCTCCAGCGAATACCGCATCGTCCTCGAGAACGAAGACCTGCGCGACCGCATGATCGTTCAGGCAGAGATGAAGGATGGCTGCAACCCGGAAGCCCTCGCGGAGTCGCTCGTCCGCGAATGCAAATCCGGCATCGGCATCCGCATAGTCCCGCAGGTGATGAAGCTCGGCGAACTGCCGCGAAGCGAAAAGAAGACGCAGCGCGTCATCGACAACAGGTATTAA
- a CDS encoding efflux RND transporter permease subunit translates to MKITEISLRRPVTVLILTIATVIFGTYSYLNMGVERMPNVEFPIVVVRTTMDGASPAIIDNDVTDVLEARINTIEGIKNMSSSSYEGRSVIVVEFELDRNIDFAAADVRGKVSMATGQLPDDCDDPQVDKYDPSDRPIMNIAVKNDGRTDMKTLSRYVDKIVTERLQTVKGVGGIQLAGFRDREMRVWLRPEALESYRLTTKDIKNAIYNKHVELPAGRVETGSKEYGIRIEGEYASAAELEYLPVAVRNGAVIRLRDVARVEDGFEDQRSSSLYEGKPTIMVMVRKQKGANEVLLSRLVKTRIEELNKTAPAGTSLVVVSDNAKFILSSMNGVFWDIIASICLTSIIMFVFLRTLRATFIAVITIPVCLLGSMSVLYWMGITINNMSMMGLSLAVGMVVDATTVVMENITRHKESGKSAFRAAEDGTNEVAFAVLAGAATTLAVFVPVAFMGGMMGRFFNSFGVTVAMTISISLIISITLTPFLCSRLMGRNQKMTPMQRKMEAPFLWLEDEYRASLAFAVGHRKVILLSALVLFALGIFFAASLGTEFFPSEDQGRLRVQVELPADTALEVTDSVTKAMVDMIQQDKAVAYTYGVVGSGSGQEVYKSTINIELIDRKLRPKASAIMRRLREKLARFRDADIKMGTWGGSDITLVIQGPTSESLADIGDLIKKDLAEHARGLVDITTDLQMNKPRINLALNRALADDLNVSIRDLSDEMLTWFAGDKGGSFNEGGYRYDITIRSEREGRDDPGKVLKTLITTKTGETIPAEGLVKSSIGMAPNVIKRYNRQRSLQIGANVEGISPGEGILIMEEVFRKYAPQDGTYSMVPTGDSENMKESFGYMAVALVFAIILVYMVMAIQFESFIHPFTVMFSLPLMTAGSFGLLALAGLRLSVMSFMGIILLVGVVVNNAILLVDFINQLRAAGDDKLTAVLKAGPLRLRAILMTTVSTMIGSLPVALALSEGGEVRQPMSVAVIGGLFTSTLLTLLVIPVVYLMLDDLMDKARAKIRRYNAYRRLRQGGRA, encoded by the coding sequence ATGAAAATCACCGAAATTTCCCTGCGCCGCCCGGTAACAGTCCTTATACTCACGATCGCCACGGTGATATTCGGCACCTATTCCTACCTTAACATGGGAGTGGAACGGATGCCGAACGTCGAATTCCCCATCGTCGTCGTGCGTACGACGATGGACGGCGCCAGCCCCGCGATCATCGACAACGACGTCACGGACGTACTCGAAGCGCGCATCAACACTATCGAAGGCATCAAGAATATGAGCTCAAGCAGCTATGAGGGGCGTTCGGTGATCGTCGTCGAGTTTGAACTCGACCGCAACATCGACTTCGCGGCGGCCGACGTGCGCGGCAAGGTCAGCATGGCGACGGGGCAGCTCCCCGACGACTGCGACGACCCGCAGGTCGACAAGTACGACCCTTCGGACCGCCCGATAATGAACATCGCCGTCAAAAACGACGGACGCACCGACATGAAGACGCTCTCCCGCTATGTGGACAAGATAGTGACCGAGCGTCTTCAAACCGTAAAGGGGGTCGGCGGCATCCAGCTCGCGGGCTTCCGCGACAGGGAGATGCGCGTCTGGCTGCGTCCGGAGGCGCTTGAAAGCTACCGTCTAACGACGAAGGATATCAAAAACGCGATCTACAACAAGCATGTCGAGCTTCCCGCGGGGCGCGTCGAGACCGGCTCCAAAGAGTACGGCATCCGCATCGAGGGAGAATACGCCTCCGCCGCCGAGCTTGAATATCTGCCGGTGGCGGTGAGAAACGGCGCCGTCATCCGCCTGCGCGACGTCGCGCGCGTCGAGGACGGTTTTGAAGACCAGCGCAGCAGCTCCCTCTACGAGGGCAAACCCACGATCATGGTGATGGTGCGCAAGCAGAAGGGAGCCAACGAGGTGCTCCTCTCACGCCTGGTCAAGACGCGCATCGAGGAGCTCAACAAGACGGCCCCCGCCGGTACCAGCCTCGTCGTCGTCTCCGACAACGCCAAGTTTATCCTCAGCTCGATGAACGGCGTCTTCTGGGACATCATCGCCTCTATCTGCCTCACCTCGATCATCATGTTCGTCTTCCTGCGGACGCTGCGCGCCACCTTCATCGCCGTCATTACGATACCGGTCTGCCTTCTCGGCAGCATGTCCGTCCTCTACTGGATGGGGATCACGATCAACAATATGTCGATGATGGGGCTTTCGCTCGCCGTCGGCATGGTCGTCGACGCGACGACCGTCGTTATGGAAAACATCACGCGCCACAAAGAATCGGGCAAAAGCGCCTTCCGCGCCGCCGAGGACGGAACCAATGAGGTCGCCTTCGCGGTGCTCGCGGGGGCGGCGACGACGCTCGCCGTATTCGTCCCCGTCGCCTTCATGGGCGGCATGATGGGACGTTTCTTCAACTCCTTCGGCGTCACGGTGGCGATGACGATCTCGATATCGCTCATCATCTCCATCACGCTGACGCCCTTTCTCTGCTCGCGCCTCATGGGGCGCAATCAGAAGATGACTCCCATGCAGCGCAAGATGGAAGCGCCATTCCTCTGGCTCGAGGATGAATACCGCGCCTCGCTCGCCTTCGCCGTCGGCCACCGCAAGGTGATATTGCTGTCGGCGCTCGTGCTCTTCGCGCTCGGCATCTTCTTCGCGGCCTCGCTCGGCACCGAGTTTTTCCCCAGCGAGGACCAGGGCCGCCTGCGCGTGCAGGTGGAGCTGCCCGCCGACACCGCGCTTGAGGTCACCGACAGCGTGACCAAGGCGATGGTCGACATGATCCAGCAGGACAAGGCCGTCGCCTATACCTACGGGGTAGTCGGCAGCGGCTCTGGGCAGGAGGTCTACAAATCTACGATCAACATCGAACTTATCGACAGGAAGCTCCGGCCCAAGGCGTCGGCGATAATGAGGCGTCTCCGCGAAAAGCTCGCCCGTTTCCGTGACGCGGACATAAAGATGGGCACCTGGGGCGGCTCGGACATCACCCTCGTCATTCAGGGACCGACCAGCGAATCGCTCGCCGACATCGGCGACCTGATCAAGAAGGATCTCGCGGAGCACGCGCGCGGCCTCGTCGACATCACGACGGACCTCCAGATGAACAAGCCGCGCATCAATCTCGCGCTGAACCGCGCGCTGGCCGACGACCTCAACGTCAGTATCCGCGACCTGTCGGACGAGATGCTCACCTGGTTCGCCGGAGACAAGGGCGGCTCGTTCAACGAGGGCGGCTACCGCTACGACATCACCATCAGGTCGGAGAGGGAGGGGCGCGACGATCCGGGGAAAGTCCTGAAGACGCTCATCACCACGAAAACCGGCGAGACGATCCCCGCCGAGGGACTGGTAAAAAGCTCGATCGGCATGGCGCCGAACGTCATCAAAAGATATAACCGCCAGCGCTCTCTGCAGATAGGCGCCAACGTCGAGGGCATCTCCCCCGGCGAGGGCATCCTCATAATGGAAGAGGTCTTCAGGAAATACGCGCCGCAGGACGGTACCTACAGCATGGTGCCGACCGGCGATTCCGAGAATATGAAGGAGAGCTTCGGCTACATGGCGGTGGCGCTCGTCTTCGCGATCATCCTCGTCTACATGGTGATGGCGATCCAGTTTGAATCGTTCATTCACCCCTTCACCGTCATGTTTTCGCTGCCGCTGATGACGGCGGGCTCCTTCGGCCTGCTGGCGCTGGCGGGGCTGCGCCTCTCCGTCATGAGCTTCATGGGAATAATCCTCTTGGTCGGCGTCGTCGTCAACAACGCGATACTGCTCGTCGACTTCATCAACCAGCTGCGCGCCGCCGGCGACGACAAGCTGACGGCTGTACTCAAAGCCGGACCGCTGCGGCTGCGCGCGATCCTGATGACGACCGTCTCCACGATGATCGGCTCGCTGCCGGTGGCGCTCGCCCTCTCCGAGGGCGGCGAAGTCCGCCAGCCGATGTCCGTCGCCGTCATTGGCGGGCTCTTCACCTCGACGCTGCTGACACTGCTCGTCATTCCGGTCGTCTATCTTATGCTCGACGACCTTATGGATAAAGCGCGCGCGAAGATACGGCGCTACAACGCATACAGAAGACTCAGGCAGGGAGGACGCGCATGA
- a CDS encoding TolC family protein produces MMIRPAAKLLAAALCALAAAAAGAAEPVDINEAVKLTLKDNSALRSLRQELIKAQAFKLRADGTLLPSVSAGGVMDAQREPQTTDGSDRGGSRSANATLEQVIYSGGKNSAQRAQAPQVRTIAEMAVADGENSAVGELYARFYNVLLKKKQIEAELDAVATSELHLKQVTQMAELGLANKLEVIRAGQQLATNTANLATARGLHETAVISLMNYMAIEPSDRREVLGELYEPTVSGDRGQSLALAEKFRADRRQLAEQLRYQENQIKIERSGMLPKVTAGLSSGWSNPYRQQDKSGDSWRAELSLSVPIFDRGVTRSSVMSASAVREQDRIALEQKELDIKSEVETAWSDIDTSRRSLRASEKALELAKETLRLAEVGYREGVTPQLDLLDAQSSLTLAQLEYNRAQYNHLIAVVALKVTEGTIIQWTGAR; encoded by the coding sequence ATGATGATAAGACCAGCCGCAAAATTACTAGCCGCCGCGCTCTGCGCGCTGGCCGCTGCCGCGGCCGGCGCCGCGGAACCGGTCGATATAAACGAGGCCGTAAAGCTGACGCTGAAGGACAACTCCGCCTTGCGTTCGCTGCGTCAGGAGCTCATAAAGGCCCAAGCCTTCAAACTGCGGGCGGACGGCACGCTGCTGCCCTCGGTTTCCGCCGGCGGCGTTATGGACGCCCAGCGCGAACCGCAGACCACCGACGGTTCCGACCGCGGAGGCAGCCGCTCGGCAAACGCGACGCTCGAACAGGTCATCTATTCGGGCGGTAAAAACAGCGCGCAGCGCGCCCAAGCGCCGCAGGTGCGGACCATCGCAGAGATGGCAGTCGCGGACGGAGAAAACAGCGCCGTGGGAGAGCTTTACGCGCGCTTCTACAACGTGCTGCTCAAGAAAAAACAGATAGAGGCGGAGCTTGACGCCGTCGCGACCTCGGAGCTGCACCTGAAGCAGGTGACGCAGATGGCGGAGCTGGGCCTTGCGAACAAGCTCGAGGTGATACGCGCCGGACAGCAGCTCGCCACCAACACTGCGAACCTCGCGACGGCGCGCGGCCTCCACGAGACCGCGGTGATATCGCTGATGAACTACATGGCGATCGAGCCGAGCGATCGCCGGGAGGTGCTCGGGGAGCTCTATGAGCCTACGGTCTCCGGCGACAGGGGGCAGTCTCTCGCACTCGCGGAAAAATTCCGCGCCGACCGGCGTCAACTGGCGGAACAGCTACGCTACCAGGAAAACCAGATCAAGATCGAACGCAGCGGCATGCTGCCTAAGGTGACGGCCGGACTTTCGAGCGGCTGGTCCAACCCATACCGCCAGCAGGACAAGAGCGGCGATTCATGGCGCGCGGAGCTATCCCTTTCCGTACCCATCTTCGACCGCGGCGTGACACGCAGCTCCGTAATGAGCGCGAGCGCGGTGCGCGAACAGGACAGGATCGCGCTCGAACAGAAAGAGCTTGACATAAAGTCGGAGGTGGAGACCGCCTGGTCCGATATAGATACCAGCCGCCGCAGCCTGCGCGCCTCCGAAAAGGCGCTCGAGCTCGCGAAAGAGACTTTGCGCCTCGCCGAAGTTGGTTACCGCGAAGGGGTCACGCCCCAGCTGGACCTGCTTGACGCGCAATCCTCACTGACGCTGGCGCAGCTTGAATACAACCGGGCACAGTATAACCACCTGATAGCGGTCGTCGCTCTCAAAGTGACCGAGGGTACGATCATACAATGGACAGGAGCAAGATAA
- a CDS encoding efflux RND transporter periplasmic adaptor subunit: MSRVKLPQRSTVIVLAAAVAVVVGIGIYSRREALFASKKIDTGPTSVIVKTETMRPDKTIADKIIQNMSIDAEKRVELLPRVTGRLLSLSVKQGDFVRKGEQVATLEHDQQNALILSTEAQAASARADTEKARAQMLNAKTNLERYRRLEKEGFSTKQQLETMETEYTSAAASLRAAQAKERQYEAEASRVRSAKDDYIIRAPMDGVVLNDYSLTPGAMISPSSPILDIADLRKLKATLKVPESKIFIVTQGMPVRLQFDALPGETFEGGVTRIDQYVDPATRTSNVEIALDNEKQAGGRLRPGMFGQASIVEKEYRNVITVPEGALHSSEKGYYVFVVRDGRAEMREVETGVRENSRVQVTKGLISGDEVITFGGNNLNSGEEVTAQN, from the coding sequence ATGAGCAGGGTAAAACTTCCGCAGAGAAGCACGGTAATCGTATTGGCGGCAGCCGTAGCCGTCGTCGTCGGGATCGGAATCTACAGCCGGCGTGAAGCTCTATTCGCCTCAAAAAAGATAGATACGGGACCGACGAGCGTCATCGTGAAAACCGAGACCATGCGCCCCGACAAGACGATCGCCGACAAGATCATCCAGAACATGTCGATAGACGCTGAAAAACGCGTCGAGCTGCTGCCGCGTGTCACCGGACGGCTGCTCTCGCTCTCCGTAAAGCAGGGAGACTTCGTGCGGAAGGGCGAACAGGTCGCGACGCTCGAACACGACCAGCAGAACGCGCTGATACTCTCCACCGAGGCTCAGGCCGCCTCCGCGCGCGCCGATACCGAAAAGGCGAGAGCGCAGATGCTGAACGCGAAGACAAACCTTGAACGTTACCGCCGCCTGGAAAAAGAGGGCTTCAGCACCAAGCAGCAGCTTGAGACGATGGAGACGGAATACACGAGCGCCGCCGCCTCTCTCCGCGCCGCGCAGGCAAAGGAGCGGCAGTACGAGGCCGAAGCGTCGCGGGTCCGCTCGGCCAAGGACGACTATATCATCCGCGCGCCGATGGACGGCGTCGTGCTCAACGACTACAGCCTCACGCCGGGGGCGATGATCTCCCCAAGCTCGCCGATACTCGATATAGCCGATCTGCGCAAGCTGAAAGCGACGCTCAAAGTCCCCGAATCGAAAATATTTATCGTCACGCAGGGAATGCCGGTGCGGCTGCAGTTCGACGCGCTGCCGGGCGAGACCTTTGAGGGCGGCGTGACGCGCATCGACCAGTATGTGGACCCCGCGACGCGCACCAGCAACGTCGAGATCGCGCTTGACAACGAAAAACAGGCAGGCGGCAGACTGCGCCCCGGAATGTTCGGACAGGCCTCGATCGTCGAGAAAGAATACCGCAACGTGATAACGGTGCCGGAGGGCGCGCTGCACAGCAGCGAAAAGGGCTACTATGTTTTCGTCGTCAGGGACGGCAGGGCGGAGATGCGCGAGGTCGAGACTGGCGTCAGGGAAAATTCCCGCGTGCAGGTCACAAAAGGGCTGATCTCCGGCGACGAGGTGATAACCTTCGGCGGCAACAACCTCAACAGCGGCGAAGAGGTCACGGCACAGAACTGA
- a CDS encoding ABC transporter substrate-binding protein, which yields MKAAAFFRLSLIISLILTIAPGAEAFPKRIVSLTPVGTEILFALGQGDNVIGVTNFCDYPPEALKKPKIGGYAEVNFETLLSKKADLLVLQDMHLQFRDDLKKLKIPYVVVRQESIADIYGSIAELGRICGAQKKASELTAKMKTEIEAIVSRVKGLQAPSVLLCVSRELSEKRISVFYAAGTKTFYNELITLAGGKNVLSGEKSGSPYPKISQEGLAAINPEVLIDLVGERTFYHSMEHIDLDKVFDEKNLRGQWLAGAKVKAVRGGRVTVLDGTVYLRPGPRLPVILKAFAKAVHPEVKW from the coding sequence TTGAAGGCAGCAGCTTTTTTTCGTCTCTCTCTGATTATTTCTCTCATCCTGACGATCGCCCCCGGCGCGGAGGCGTTTCCCAAAAGGATAGTCTCGCTGACACCGGTCGGCACCGAGATACTCTTCGCGCTCGGACAGGGGGACAACGTCATCGGCGTGACAAACTTCTGCGACTACCCGCCGGAGGCGCTCAAGAAACCCAAGATCGGCGGCTACGCCGAGGTAAACTTTGAAACGCTGCTCTCAAAAAAAGCCGACCTTCTCGTGCTTCAGGATATGCACCTGCAGTTCCGCGACGATTTGAAAAAACTGAAGATACCATACGTGGTCGTGCGGCAGGAGAGCATCGCCGACATCTACGGCTCGATCGCCGAGCTCGGAAGGATCTGCGGCGCGCAGAAAAAAGCCTCCGAGCTGACGGCGAAGATGAAAACAGAAATAGAGGCGATCGTCTCAAGGGTAAAGGGACTGCAGGCCCCCTCCGTGCTGCTCTGCGTCTCGCGCGAGCTTTCGGAGAAGCGGATCTCCGTTTTCTACGCGGCTGGAACAAAGACATTTTACAACGAGCTTATTACGCTTGCGGGAGGGAAAAACGTCCTGTCCGGCGAAAAAAGCGGTTCACCCTATCCTAAAATATCACAGGAGGGACTTGCCGCCATCAACCCAGAGGTACTCATCGACCTCGTCGGCGAGCGGACCTTCTACCACTCAATGGAACACATCGACCTCGACAAGGTCTTTGACGAAAAAAATCTGCGGGGACAATGGCTCGCGGGCGCCAAGGTCAAAGCCGTGCGCGGCGGTCGCGTGACGGTCCTTGACGGCACCGTCTACCTGCGCCCCGGGCCGCGCCTGCCGGTTATCCTCAAGGCTTTTGCGAAGGCCGTCCACCCGGAGGTGAAATGGTGA